ACGCGGCCGGCGGCGGTCCTGGAGCTCGGCGGCGGCGCGGGCTCCGCGGCCCACGCGCTCCTCGAGCACCTCGCGGCCGAAGGACGACTGGGAAACGTCGCGAGGTACCTCTTCACCGAACCGGTCCCCGCGTTCCTGCGGCGGGGCGAGCGGTCGCTGAAGGCGCGATTCCCCGAGGTGCCCCTCGAGTGCCGGAAGCTCGACATGAACCTGTCTCTCGTCGAGCAGGGGATCGCGCCGGGCTCGATCGATCTCGTCTACGCCGTCAACACGATCCACGTCGCTCGCGACCTGCGGAAGACGCTCGCCGCGATCCGCGAGGTCGTCGCCCCGGGGGGGGCGGTCGTCTTCTCCGAATGCGTCCGACCGCGCGCCGGGCAGCCGATCTACATCGAGTTCATCTTCAATTTCCTCGAGAACTTCGTCAACGTCGTGACCGATCCGGAAATCCGCCCCACGCACGGTTTTCTCACGCCGGACAACTGGCGGGCGGCCCTTCGCTCCGCGGGTTTCGAGAAGACGGAGCTCCTTCCCGACGTGGACGCGCTCGCGCGCGAATATCCTTCGTTCTTCGTCGGCGCGATCACCGCCCGGCGGCCGATCGCGGGTTGAGAGCCGGCGTCAGCGCGGGTCGGGCGCGGCGACGCCCCGCGACGCGCGACGCGGCGGACTCGTCGCGGCCGCGCCGG
This sequence is a window from Thermoanaerobaculia bacterium. Protein-coding genes within it:
- a CDS encoding class I SAM-dependent methyltransferase encodes the protein MESLDALSDRIRASLEPDVRRHFSPEFIICSEYFDRFTVETAGRALDRLDLLGEFRTPTTPREAIARRGYAERAETALRWMLEKLAEEGFFEAGEGGRFVARVPLPPAESGAKEKALAVSPGCAPGFTVVEALSESIEDFFAGRKSGEEILFAPSRLSLWFDYFNNDNLLYAVNNRLGAEAAARALPSTRPAAVLELGGGAGSAAHALLEHLAAEGRLGNVARYLFTEPVPAFLRRGERSLKARFPEVPLECRKLDMNLSLVEQGIAPGSIDLVYAVNTIHVARDLRKTLAAIREVVAPGGAVVFSECVRPRAGQPIYIEFIFNFLENFVNVVTDPEIRPTHGFLTPDNWRAALRSAGFEKTELLPDVDALAREYPSFFVGAITARRPIAG